The genomic DNA CCTTGGCGTCCTGCAGGGTCGCGTTGTTGCCATATTGCAGCGCCAGGCCGCCCACCGCGCCCGCCGAGAGGCGCACGCTGCCCCGCAGGTTGATCAGGGCGCCCTGCAGGTCCAGGGCCGGGTCGCCATAGAAGGGCTTGGCGCCCGTCGTCGTCGACACCAGTCCGCGCGCGTTCTGGGTCGGATTCAGCCGGCCGCCGATGCGCACGTCGATATCCCCGCCGCCGGTCAATGCGAGGGCGCCGTCGGCAGCGACGCGGCCGGTGCTGCCCACCGCAACGACCAGGCCCTGGCTGCGCGGGTCCGAAGCGGTGCCGCGCGCGTCGATATTGCCGGCGTCGCCGTCGGCGCGCACGCTGACGTTGCCGCCGCCCAGCGCGCCGAATCCGGTGAAACCGGCCAGCAAAGGCGTGCCATCCTTGAACGAGGCAGGGGCCTGCGTATAGCTGCCGAAGTTGATCCACCATGCCGTGGGTGTGTCACCGCCGTTGGCGCTGCCCGTGCCCTGGCGCCACAGCCAGTTGCCGACGCCGACGCTGGGATCGATCACGCGTCCCTCGAGGGACGCGGGCACGGTCCTGCCCCATACGTCGCCGCGCAGCGCGCCGCCGGCATACAGGTCGAGATTGCCGCCCGCCTCGGGATACCAGGCCTGGTAGGCCCCGTCCGCCACGAACGGCTCATAGGTCGAGGCGTAGGCATCCCCCAGCACCGTGCCGCCATAACGGCCGCGCGACAGCAGGTAGGCCGGCGCCACGTCGGCCGCTTGCGTGCCCGCCGTGTAGACGCCATAGGCCGACCGCAGGCTGATGTCTCCCCCCGCCGCCAGCGCCAGATCGCCCGTGCCCGTGCGCAGCACGCTGAAGTTCTGCGTATGGTTAACGATCGTCAGGGTGGTCTTGTTCGCGACGCATTGATCGGGAAATGTCTTGCACAGCGCCAGGTCGCCATCGGCCACCGGCTCGCCTCCGGGGAACCCCAGCCAGTTGTCCTCGGCCCACACCCAGGGCGGCGGCGGCACGCACAGGCCGGGCGTGACATCGCACAGCCACTGCATTTCGTCCGGCACCGGTTTGCCCGGTTCGGCGCCGTAATCCGGCGCGTCAGGCCCCCACACCAGCCGGGCGTTGCCCTGCTCCAGACTGACGTTGTAATGGCTGTCGGCCAGCGTCAGGTGGCCTGCGCCCGGCAGGACGCGGCGCGGATCGGCCGCCTCCAGGTCGGCGCCCGCCACCAGCTGGACCGACCACGACTGGCTGCCGGCGGGCAGCATCGGCGCCAACGCCCAATTGCGCCGCTGCGCCGCCGTGGCGTCCGGCCGCAATGGCACGTATTCGGTGCCGGCCGGAAGCATCAGCTTGGCCTGCGACGGGATCAGCGCGCCCAGCTTGAGCGTGATCGTGCCCGCCAGACGCAGCACGTTGGCCTCATTGCCCTGGGTGGTGTGCAGGTTCGGCAGGGCCACGTCCGCCGGCCAGGTGAACGCCTGCAAGGCCGTGCCCTGCGCCAGCAGCGTGCCCGCGCCCAAGCGCGTCCCCGCAGGCAGTTCCACGGCCTGCGCCAGCACGGTGCCGGCCCCGTACAGCAACTGTCCGGCCGCATCGCGCACGTCCCCGGACACCACCGTGCCCGGGGCCAGCGACAGGCTCTGGTCCAGCACCGCCTCCACCGGCAGGCGCGTCCCCGCCGCCAGCGTGGTCGCCTGCAAGGGCAAGGGGTAATTCAGGGTGCGCCCGCCCGGGAACTCGGTGCCTTCGGCCAGCTCCACTCCCCCGCGCGGCAGGACCACGTCACCGCCGAAGGGCTGCGTCCCCGGTGTCAGGATCCAGCCGTTCTCGTCGTCCGGCGACGCCGGCGGCGGGGCGAAACCGTCGTTGATGCTGCCATATACATCCAGGTTGCCCTTGGCCCGCAGCACCAGCGCGCCCGCCTCGCCGGAGCCATACGCGGCGCCCAGCGGCGTGCGCGGATTCAGGCTGGCATAGCGATAGCCCGACAGGTCCAGGTCGCCTTGCACGACCAGGTCGCCGTCCGCACTGCGGCTGACGATCTCGACGCCGGGCCGCAGATGGAACACGTCGCGATAGACGGCATTGTTCAGGCCGGCGAGCTTGCCGCCGAGCAGGTTGCCGTTGGCCAGCGCGCGGCCCATGAAAGCCGCACTGTCGGCATGCTTTTCGTTCAGGTAATCCTGGTCGATGATCTGGTATTCGCGCCCGCCGCTGCGCTCGGCGGGATCACCGGGACGGGCATCGTCGTAGCGCTGCGTGGCGATCAGCGTGATTGCCTTGGCGCCCTCGATGGCCAGAGGTCCGCGCGCCTCGATGGCAATGTCGCCATATGTGGCGGCGGCATCCGGCGCGCCGCCCCCGTTGATGCCGGCGTTGCCGGCCGCATCGACGCGCGGCGCCAGCAATTCCAGCGTGCCGCGCGCGGCGCCATCGTGCTGCCCCGCCGCCGTGCCTTGGGTGGCCGCCGTGCCATGGCGCAAGTCGATGCGCGCGCCCCCGGCCAGGGTCAGCACGCCCTGGCCGGCATTGAGTTCGACGACGGCGCGGTTGGGCGCGTCGATGATCTTGCCGTAGCTGTCCACGCGCAGCAGCGTGCCGTGCGCATCGAGCACGGCGCCGGACGCCAGCGTCAGCCCTTCGCGCGCCGCCAGCCGGATGCGGCCGACCCGTTCGCCGCTGGCGTCGACACGGCCCGCCACGGTCAGGTGGCCGCCGTCCAGCGACAGATTGATATCGTTGGCGCGCAAGGCGTCGCCCACCGTCAGGTTGCCCTGCTTGATCTGGAAACTGCGCGCGCCGCTCACGCCGCCCTCGTTCAGGCGTTGATTCAGGGCGTCGAAATCGGCATCCAGCGAGCCCGCCGCGCCCAGGCGCTGCGCGCGAATGTCGATGCTGCCGGCCCGATACGGCACCAGCGTGCCTGCCGCGTCGTAGCGCCCCGACGCGCCGCCCAGTATGCGGCCGAGCAAGGCCACCTCGCCGCCGGTCGGGGACAGCGCCACCGCGCGCAGGGCGCCGGCGTCGTTCTCGCGCGCCGACAGGTCGATCAACGCTCCGCTTTCCTGGCGGATGGCGCCCAGGCCGCTTTCCAGGATCAGTTCGCCGCCCCAGCTGTAGCGCCATACGTCGTTGAAGGCGATGGCGCGGCCCGCCAGGTCCAGCGTGGAGCCCGCCCCCAACAACACACTGTCGCGCCCCGTCAGCGTCAGCTTGCCGCTGGGCAGCACAATGGCCCCGCCGATCCGCACGTTCGCCCCCGTCAGGCTCAGCTCCGCGCCCAGCGCCTGAACCGGCGCGACCGGCGCGCCCGCCGGCGCCACGACCCGCACGTCGCCACCCGCGATGAAACGGTTGACGGAGCCGGCGACACCGGTCAGCAGCGGCGTGTTCACCGTCAGGTCGCCACCGCTGTACGCGTAGCCACCGCTGCCATAGGCGCCTTGCGACTGGTACACCGCCAGGCTGCCACGATGGTTCGCGGTGACGCGTTCGCTGGCATTGAGCACGACAGCGCCGAAGCCCAGTGCCAGGCGGGCGTTGTCGTCCACGCCGTTGGGCTGCGCCCCCTGGCCGTAGCCGAACTCGATGCGCTCGGCGTCAATGCGCAGGGTGCCCCGGCCGGTGCCGGCGCCGCCCGCCGCCACCGCGCCGGGCGCCTGCGTGGCCCCGTTCCAGACCAGATGCCCGGTGCGGATGGCGGCCTCGTCGCCGCTTTCACCGTAGCCGTACAGGGCCGGCGTGCCCAGCGCCAGTGTGGCCAGGCTGTAGCGGCCGCTGGCCGGGTCGCGCGTATCGAGCGCCACGGAGCCATAGAAATTGATGGCGTCGCGCGCGGTCAGCGTCAGCACTTCGAGCCCCGGCGCGCCGCTACTGACATCGCCACGCAGGAGCCGGGCGAGAATTTCCTGGTTCAAGGTCAGGCCGCTCGGCAGCACGCCACGCGCCGCCGCCTGCTCCAGCGCGGTGGCCGTGCCGACATTGACCGCGCCGACCGCCAGCGTCAGGTTGCGGGTTCCGTAGCGCACCGCCTCGCCCAGGTCGAACACGCCGTTGACCGCCGCGGCGATGGTGCCTTCGGAGTACAGCCCCGTTGCCGAGGGACACGGCGCCGCCGCGCAGGTGCCGATGCGGATCGACCCGGCGGCCTGCGCGTCGGGCGCCAGCACATCCAGGCGCCCATTGGACAGCGCCAACAGCGCCACCGCGCCAGGCTGGAAGGCATAGCCCTGCGTCGAATCCACCGACGGCGCGCCGCGTCCCAGCGTCGACAGCCCCGCGCCGGCCTCGACTTCGATCTCGCGCGACGAGACCAGGATCTCGGGCGTGGCCAGCTGTGCGCCGGACCGCAGGATCACCCGCTGCGCGCCGCCCTGGAAGGTGTAGAAGCGGCCGCCCTGTCCATACTCGACCACCGGCAGGGTGCCGATCACCAACCGGTTGGCACCCAGGGCCGCCAGCGCATCCGCCTGCACCGATGCGCCGCCAAAGCCGGCGCTCGGCGCCTGGCCGGCCGGCAGGATTTCCACCTGGCTGCTGCCGCCGTTGAGCGCCGCGGTGCCGGCGAAACCGCCCGCCGCCGCCCGGAAATCGGCAACGCCGTCAAAGCGCAGCGCCTGGCCGTCGGACGTCCCCGGGAATATCGTCAGCCGCAGCGTGCGCGCGTCGGCCGGCAACATCGCGCGCGGCACGCCCCGCCTGACCGCGTCGGCACGCACGAAGCTGGCGTAGCTGGTCTCGTTGTATTGCGAATAGGTTCGCAGCACGGCGGCCGGCGTCAGGATCACCTGGCTCGGCAAACTGTCGGCCAAGGCCGTGCCGGCAGTGGACAACGTGCCGCTGGCCGCCCATGACAGGTTGCGCAGCCGCATCGGCGCGATGGCCGGCCCCGCGGCCGCGGCGCCGTTGATCTCGACGCGGAAGGCGCCCGGCAACAGCGCGAAGGTGGAAGGCATCAAGGTATAGGTGCCGGCCGGCAAGCCGGGCACGCCCGCGCCCACCGTGATCTGGCGCCCCACGCCCGGCCTCGACGCGCCTGCCTCGCCGCCCGCGGGCGCATAGCCGGGTTGCGCGCCCGGCACGATGGCATAGACCGGATGGTCCGCCAGGGCCGGCAGGAAAAAACCGCCGTCGGGCGTGTTGCGCACCAGCGGAAAGTAGCGCGCATCGGTCGAACCGCCGCGGCCCGACACGAAGCCAGCGCCGGCCAGTTCGCCGCCGCCCGACAGATCCAGCAACGCGCCCGGCGCCGCATCCACGTCGCGAAACGCCAGCGTGATGCCGGTGCGCAGATAGGCGCCCTGCTCGAAGCCCGTCGCCCCGCCCACGCCGACCAGCGCCACCTCCTCGCCCTGGAACCGGTATGACACCCCATCCGAGGTGCCGCCGTAAGGCATCACCAGGCCGGCGCCGCTGACGGACGTGACGCTGCCCGGCAGCAGGGTCAGGCGCCGTGTCCCCAACCGTTCGCTCAGGTCGCCCAGGACGATCGCGCCCAGCGGGGCCCGCAGCACGCCACCCTGCTCGACGCTGGCGGCGGCCAGGCGCAGCGTGCCGAACGCGGAATACGGCACGGGCGGCAATGCCGCGGCCGCGTCCACACGGCCGACGCGCAAGGTCCGCGCCGGATCGAACACCAGTGCGCCGGATGCGAGGTCGCGGGTGTGGCCGGCCAGCACCTCCGCATCAGCTCCCGTGGCCGGATAGAGTTGCGCGGCGACCAGATCCAGGTCGCCGCGCGTCCACAGGCGCGTGCGCGGCTGATCATCGTTGGGGGCCAGGAAGCGCATGTCGCCGCCGCTGCGCAGCTCGACACGGTCAAAGCCTGGTCGCGTCACCACGAGCGGCGTGGCGCCGGCGACTTGGATCTGGCCCTGGGTGCCAAAGGACAGGCTGTTGCCGACCTCCAGCAAGCCGCCGGCACGCACGGTGAAGTTGCCCGCCCCCACCGTGGCCGCATCGCCGAACAGCACCCGGGGCCGCGTCAGGCCATTGGTGGCGAAGTATCTGCCCGGGCCCGACAGGCGCACATACGGGGCCGACAGCATCACCCGGCTGTCCGCCGCGTCGGCCCCCGTCGCCAGGGAAAACGCGCCGGCATAAAGCCGCAGACTGCCCGCGGCCGCCAGGTCGACCGCGCCGTCAAAGGACATCAGGCCGTTGGACAACAGGCCGATGTGATCGAAGCCCGCGCCGGCCAACACGCGCGCCAGGTCCAGCCGCGCCTGGCCATAACGCGGCTCGCGCGCGGCGGCGCCGCTCGTCAGCACTAATTCGCGCGGCACTTGCACCGCGGCCGTGGCCGTATCACCGCCCCATAGGCGGTACAACGGCGTTTCCAGCGCGATATCGAGCGTGCCGCCAGCGGCCCCGGGGCCTCCCGCGCGCGCCGCCAACTGGCCGTCCAGCTGCAGGCCCAGGTACGAACTGAGCGAAATCCGGCCGCCATCGCGGTCCAGCCGCAGCGGCCCGACGCCCTGCACGTCCAGATCCACGCTGGCGCCCGAGGCCTCCAGCCGCGCCCCGGGCCGCACGATCACATAGGCATCGGAGGAGGTCGCGGTGGCGCGCTCGTGGTCGATTTCCCCGCCGATGACGATGGCGCCGCCCTGATCCGCCACGCCGTACCTGCGCCCGCGCGCGTCCACGCCAGCCTCGGCGCGGCCGGCGACATCCAGCAGCGCCTGCTCTCCCACCAGAATGGACCGGTCGTGGACCCGTCCGCTGGCGGTTTCCACCGACTCGGCCACGTCGATATCGCCCAGCCGCAATTGCCGGATGTCGATCCTGCCGCCGGCGGCGCTCAATGCGCCCAGCACCGTGATCTGGCCCGCGCCCCGCAGCCGCAGGGTCTGGCCGGGGTCGACGGTGACGCGCGCGCCGCGGCCGATCGTCAGCGCCGCATCGACGTCGGCGCCGGCCGTCGCCAGGTTGCGGCCGCTCTGCAGTGACAGGCTGGCGCCGCGCCGGCGCGTGATCGTTGCCGCCACCGGATCATGCTGATAGACCGGCGGCAGCCAGGCTTGCAGCGCCACGGCCGGCCGCGAGCCGGTCGGCACTTCGGCCGCATCGGCGCCGGGCCGGTAGACCGGCATCGCGACGTCGATGCGCGCGTCGTCGGCCACGGCCAGGCCTTCGCTGCCCGCGATCTGGTAGCGCGAAAAGCCGCGCTGGAACAGCGCCGCCTCCAGCACCAGCGCGCCGTCGCCCGCCGCGCCGGCATCGCCGAGCACCACCTTTGGCGCCGTTACCGCCAAGGTGCCGCCGCCCTCCACCCCATAGCCGCGCAAGTCGGCCGCCAGGCGCAAGCGGCCGCCTGCCGAACCGTCGGCCGCCAGCGTCTCCAGCGTGATGTCGCCGCCCCTGCCGCCGGTCAGCTTGCCCGGCGCGCGCAATGCGGCGCCCGAGCCCACGTCGATCGTGCTGCCCGCATCCAGCAGCAGATCGCCGCGTCCTCGCACCGACACGCTGCCGCCATCCAGATAAGCCAGGGCGCCGGCCTGCGCCGGCGCCAGATTGCGCCACAGCCCCGACGCGTCCAGGCGGGCGTTCGCGCCCAGCGCCACGCGCTCGTCCGCGCCGTTGCCGCCCGCCAGGGTGTCGAGCATGCCGGTCGGCGTGGCCTGCGTCATGACGCTGCCCAGGCGCAGCGCGCCCCCGCGCGCGCTCAACGTGGCGTCCACCGACACCCGCTCGGCAAACAGCGTGATCTCGCCGCCGGGCGCCACCGTCAGGTCGGCGCGCGCGTCAATGTCGGCGGCGGCGATCCTGACGGCGCCCAGGCCCGACGCGCTCAACCGTGCGCTGTCGAGCAAGAGGTTGGCGCCGCGGTCCGCGGGCAGGGCGGTGTCCAGTTCCAGGCCGCCGGCGATGGCTGCCACCCACCCGTCCAGCACGACGCGCGCGGCGGTGTTCTGATTGCGTTCCAATGTGTACCGCAACGCCCCGGTGCGCTTGTCGTAATAGGGCGTGTAGGCGCCCACCACCAATTGCGCGCCGCGCGCCGCGGCGCGTTGCGATTGCTGGTAGCCATCCAGGTCAGAGCGCGCGGCGACGCTCTGGCGCTCGCCCAGGAAGGTGGCGCCGAGCAGTTCGCCCTCCAGCACCGCGCCGCTGGTGCCCACCAGCAGCCTGCCCGCATCGCGGCCCACGGTATAGCCGGTCTCGAATCGCTCGCGCGGCGCGAGCAGCGGGTTGTAGAAATACCTCGTCTGGCCCCAGCGCGCGCTGCGCGCCTCGTACCCCAGGTACAGGCCGGCATAGGCCAGGTCGACCGGCGCGCGCGACACCTCATACAAGCGGCCGTCCGCGCCTCGCAACCAGCTCTGGCGGATCATGCCGTCCTGCACGTCCAGGGTGCCGCCGGACAGATTGATGGACGAACCGGCGCGCGTCACCACGTCGCCGCCACTGAACTCGACATTGCCGCCTTGCGCCATCCATTCGCCGACCGCGTGCGGCCGCGTGCCGAGATAGCCGCTCACTTCCAGTAGCCCCCCCGCCGTGTACCAGCGATCGGTGGCATAGCCGTTGGTTCCCGCCGGCACCCACACCAGCTCGCGCAGATCCACCCACACATCGCTGCTGTTGAGCTTGCCGCTGTCGCGATTGAGCGGGGCGTCGCGCTGCTCGTTGCCCTGCACGTTGATTTTGATGTTGTTGTTTTCCATGGCGACGGGCACGCCCACCGCGCCGGCCACGTCCAGCACCGCGCCGTCGCGCAGCAGGCTGCGCCGGGCGGCGTGGACCACGATCTGCCCGCCCGTGGCCAGCGTCATGGAATCCGCCGCGAAATCGACCGTGCCGCCGCTGCGGATTTCCACGCGGGACAGGTCGCGCCGGTCGCTGCCTGCCGCGGCCATGGGCGCATCGGTCTGCGCGCCCAGGGGCACGCGCAGGCCATCGCGCTGGCTGTCCAGCGCCAGGTCGCCGCCCCGATCCAGCAGGATCGCCGTGGCGCTGCCTGCGGCCAGCGTGATCCGGCCATCCGCGCCCGCCGCGGCCAAGTGCAGGGTGCCGCGGGCGTTCACCGAAGTGCTCGACAACAGCACACCGCGTTGCGCCACCTCGGCGCTGGTCAATGTCACGTCGCCCAGGGCGGCCTGGATCAGGCCGGTGTTTTCGACACGGCCCGTCGCGCCCGCGGGCGTCACCTCGTTGCCCCGGGTGGTGGACAACTGATTGCCCGCCGTCCCCTGCCCGCGCTTGATGACGAAGCTGTCGCCGGCCGCCAGTTGTGCCTGGCCCCCCGGGGTATCGATCGTGCCGGCGTTGACGGCCTCCTTGCCCAGCAGCAGCACATAACCGCCGCCCGTGGTCGAGGAGGCCGGCGTCGAGGTCTGGAGGCGCGCGCCCGCCTGCACCTCGATGCGGCCGGCGGCGTCGCGGAAAGTCGGCTGGCCATTGTCGCCATACAGGCCATTGCCGCGGAACTGCGCGTCGCTCATGGTGGCGGCGGCCACCACCAGGTTGCGCGCGTTGACCTGGCTGGTGCCGCTGAAGATCACGCCGTTCTGGTTCACCACCAGCACCGTGCCGTCGGCCTGGATCGCGCCCTGGATCTGGCTGGGCCGCGCTGACGCGCCCACCACCCGGTTCAGTACCGCGTCGTCGGCCTTTTGTTGGAACCGCAGCGTGGTGTTGCGGCCCACGTTGAACGTGTCCCAATTCAGGATGGCGCGCGACTGCGTTTGCTCGATGGTCACCAGCTGGCGCCCGCCCTCGGTGCCGGTGCGCGGCTTGTTGGCGCCCTCCCATTTGGCCTGCGCGCCCTCGGCGATCCACAGCCCGCCCG from Achromobacter xylosoxidans includes the following:
- a CDS encoding filamentous haemagglutinin family protein; translation: MQTRLAQRGGRALRARKAGRGRPRWRPTQVSQALAVLLVAGGWSGAAQAQARAFSPAWFADKGAVQSTAQRTGRMPDGSLAGIGNSARQQAQSRQQLQRSLDNLNRTAAAVAAQQAAQAAARAAAAANGTAVPDGLAPGGLWIAEGAQAKWEGANKPRTGTEGGRQLVTIEQTQSRAILNWDTFNVGRNTTLRFQQKADDAVLNRVVGASARPSQIQGAIQADGTVLVVNQNGVIFSGTSQVNARNLVVAAATMSDAQFRGNGLYGDNGQPTFRDAAGRIEVQAGARLQTSTPASSTTGGGYVLLLGKEAVNAGTIDTPGGQAQLAAGDSFVIKRGQGTAGNQLSTTRGNEVTPAGATGRVENTGLIQAALGDVTLTSAEVAQRGVLLSSTSVNARGTLHLAAAGADGRITLAAGSATAILLDRGGDLALDSQRDGLRVPLGAQTDAPMAAAGSDRRDLSRVEIRSGGTVDFAADSMTLATGGQIVVHAARRSLLRDGAVLDVAGAVGVPVAMENNNIKINVQGNEQRDAPLNRDSGKLNSSDVWVDLRELVWVPAGTNGYATDRWYTAGGLLEVSGYLGTRPHAVGEWMAQGGNVEFSGGDVVTRAGSSINLSGGTLDVQDGMIRQSWLRGADGRLYEVSRAPVDLAYAGLYLGYEARSARWGQTRYFYNPLLAPRERFETGYTVGRDAGRLLVGTSGAVLEGELLGATFLGERQSVAARSDLDGYQQSQRAAARGAQLVVGAYTPYYDKRTGALRYTLERNQNTAARVVLDGWVAAIAGGLELDTALPADRGANLLLDSARLSASGLGAVRIAAADIDARADLTVAPGGEITLFAERVSVDATLSARGGALRLGSVMTQATPTGMLDTLAGGNGADERVALGANARLDASGLWRNLAPAQAGALAYLDGGSVSVRGRGDLLLDAGSTIDVGSGAALRAPGKLTGGRGGDITLETLAADGSAGGRLRLAADLRGYGVEGGGTLAVTAPKVVLGDAGAAGDGALVLEAALFQRGFSRYQIAGSEGLAVADDARIDVAMPVYRPGADAAEVPTGSRPAVALQAWLPPVYQHDPVAATITRRRGASLSLQSGRNLATAGADVDAALTIGRGARVTVDPGQTLRLRGAGQITVLGALSAAGGRIDIRQLRLGDIDVAESVETASGRVHDRSILVGEQALLDVAGRAEAGVDARGRRYGVADQGGAIVIGGEIDHERATATSSDAYVIVRPGARLEASGASVDLDVQGVGPLRLDRDGGRISLSSYLGLQLDGQLAARAGGPGAAGGTLDIALETPLYRLWGGDTATAAVQVPRELVLTSGAAAREPRYGQARLDLARVLAGAGFDHIGLLSNGLMSFDGAVDLAAAGSLRLYAGAFSLATGADAADSRVMLSAPYVRLSGPGRYFATNGLTRPRVLFGDAATVGAGNFTVRAGGLLEVGNSLSFGTQGQIQVAGATPLVVTRPGFDRVELRSGGDMRFLAPNDDQPRTRLWTRGDLDLVAAQLYPATGADAEVLAGHTRDLASGALVFDPARTLRVGRVDAAAALPPVPYSAFGTLRLAAASVEQGGVLRAPLGAIVLGDLSERLGTRRLTLLPGSVTSVSGAGLVMPYGGTSDGVSYRFQGEEVALVGVGGATGFEQGAYLRTGITLAFRDVDAAPGALLDLSGGGELAGAGFVSGRGGSTDARYFPLVRNTPDGGFFLPALADHPVYAIVPGAQPGYAPAGGEAGASRPGVGRQITVGAGVPGLPAGTYTLMPSTFALLPGAFRVEINGAAAAGPAIAPMRLRNLSWAASGTLSTAGTALADSLPSQVILTPAAVLRTYSQYNETSYASFVRADAVRRGVPRAMLPADARTLRLTIFPGTSDGQALRFDGVADFRAAAGGFAGTAALNGGSSQVEILPAGQAPSAGFGGASVQADALAALGANRLVIGTLPVVEYGQGGRFYTFQGGAQRVILRSGAQLATPEILVSSREIEVEAGAGLSTLGRGAPSVDSTQGYAFQPGAVALLALSNGRLDVLAPDAQAAGSIRIGTCAAAPCPSATGLYSEGTIAAAVNGVFDLGEAVRYGTRNLTLAVGAVNVGTATALEQAAARGVLPSGLTLNQEILARLLRGDVSSGAPGLEVLTLTARDAINFYGSVALDTRDPASGRYSLATLALGTPALYGYGESGDEAAIRTGHLVWNGATQAPGAVAAGGAGTGRGTLRIDAERIEFGYGQGAQPNGVDDNARLALGFGAVVLNASERVTANHRGSLAVYQSQGAYGSGGYAYSGGDLTVNTPLLTGVAGSVNRFIAGGDVRVVAPAGAPVAPVQALGAELSLTGANVRIGGAIVLPSGKLTLTGRDSVLLGAGSTLDLAGRAIAFNDVWRYSWGGELILESGLGAIRQESGALIDLSARENDAGALRAVALSPTGGEVALLGRILGGASGRYDAAGTLVPYRAGSIDIRAQRLGAAGSLDADFDALNQRLNEGGVSGARSFQIKQGNLTVGDALRANDINLSLDGGHLTVAGRVDASGERVGRIRLAAREGLTLASGAVLDAHGTLLRVDSYGKIIDAPNRAVVELNAGQGVLTLAGGARIDLRHGTAATQGTAAGQHDGAARGTLELLAPRVDAAGNAGINGGGAPDAAATYGDIAIEARGPLAIEGAKAITLIATQRYDDARPGDPAERSGGREYQIIDQDYLNEKHADSAAFMGRALANGNLLGGKLAGLNNAVYRDVFHLRPGVEIVSRSADGDLVVQGDLDLSGYRYASLNPRTPLGAAYGSGEAGALVLRAKGNLDVYGSINDGFAPPPASPDDENGWILTPGTQPFGGDVVLPRGGVELAEGTEFPGGRTLNYPLPLQATTLAAGTRLPVEAVLDQSLSLAPGTVVSGDVRDAAGQLLYGAGTVLAQAVELPAGTRLGAGTLLAQGTALQAFTWPADVALPNLHTTQGNEANVLRLAGTITLKLGALIPSQAKLMLPAGTEYVPLRPDATAAQRRNWALAPMLPAGSQSWSVQLVAGADLEAADPRRVLPGAGHLTLADSHYNVSLEQGNARLVWGPDAPDYGAEPGKPVPDEMQWLCDVTPGLCVPPPPWVWAEDNWLGFPGGEPVADGDLALCKTFPDQCVANKTTLTIVNHTQNFSVLRTGTGDLALAAGGDISLRSAYGVYTAGTQAADVAPAYLLSRGRYGGTVLGDAYASTYEPFVADGAYQAWYPEAGGNLDLYAGGALRGDVWGRTVPASLEGRVIDPSVGVGNWLWRQGTGSANGGDTPTAWWINFGSYTQAPASFKDGTPLLAGFTGFGALGGGNVSVRADGDAGNIDARGTASDPRSQGLVVAVGSTGRVAADGALALTGGGDIDVRIGGRLNPTQNARGLVSTTTGAKPFYGDPALDLQGALINLRGSVRLSAGAVGGLALQYGNNATLQDAKESRGYDPYTSTLASATGGLVLMPGDAVMRVDTRGDLVLGGAGDPGRVAVPNSTPFRLPDGTALAGGGYSWFSMWTDSTAIELASAGGNLAPSRQTAHSARNSPLQTGRNTSASDARYLYPSILRATAYDGSVYAGASAGYLNSEIDGVPYSLTLAPGARGQLELLAGDSIYAGGYAINRSGADPTVMASVRNPAFAGYDSLASDAVLLGNQGAGGGAATRGIHYPLFHFGAPTAGAAGSNAVTRLYARDGDIVGLRSGELISVAQGPQAGLNWFEAAGPVWMMAGRDIVASGTDIGKPTAVPTSNGYTFGIGDGVSSGNLFLHRDGLDVSRVAAGRDILYSTFQVAGPGVLEVTAGRHVLMADRAAIGSLGPVLPGDPRPGASIAVQAGVGAAGPDYAGFLARYLDPARLADAGRPREDQGLPFKTYEAELLLWLTQRYGFAGSGEQARAYFDALPAEQQRIFARQVYFAELRAGGREYNDKSGPRSASYLRGRQAIAALFPDTAPGAYQGDLTLYGAAGIRTAFGGDIQLLTPGGQQVFGVEGAAPPATAGIITQGEGDIQLYALGSILLGQSRVMTTFGGGITAWSAQGDINAGRGSKTSVLYTPPKRVYDSVGNVTLSPAAPSTGAGIATLAPLPEVPAGDVDLYAPLGTIDAGEAGIRVSGNVNIAALQVVNAANIQAQGDSQGVPVAAAANTGALASASAAASSAVNAAQDSVQRAQSQARRNLPSVITVQILGHGDEPLAGASRPAAPGPATGYDAASAVQVLGAGTLDDSEMRALSPLERSRLAM